The Planococcus liqunii genome includes a region encoding these proteins:
- the accC gene encoding acetyl-CoA carboxylase biotin carboxylase subunit translates to MKKVLIANRGEIAVRIIRACKEMDIETVAVYSEADKEALHVELADEAYCIGPKLSKDSYLNFSNIISVAKLTNCDGIHPGYGFLAENASFAELCEECDIMFIGPTSAAISKMGTKDVARETMRLAGVPVVPGSTGIVGSEKEGLEIAEEIGFPVIIKATAGGGGKGIRVARDRDDFITGLRMTQKEAAAAFGNPGVYIEKFIEDFRHIEIQVLADSYGNAVHLGERDCSIQRRMQKLVEEAPSPALSPELRAEMGDAAVKAALAVDYRGAGTVEFIFDAVNQKFYFMEMNTRIQVEHPVTEMITGIDLIQQQLKVASGETLAFGQEDITFKGWSIECRINAENPAKNFMPSAGKVTMYLPPGGLGVRVDSAMYPGYSIPPYYDSMVAKLITFADTREEAVAKMKRALDEFVVEGVHTTIPFHLKLMDHEVFKSGDFNTKFLEKYDVLGS, encoded by the coding sequence ATGAAAAAAGTGTTAATTGCAAACCGCGGTGAAATCGCTGTACGGATTATCCGTGCCTGCAAAGAAATGGATATCGAAACGGTAGCGGTATATTCAGAAGCGGACAAAGAAGCGCTTCACGTAGAATTGGCGGATGAAGCATACTGCATCGGACCCAAACTATCTAAAGACAGCTATTTGAACTTCTCTAACATTATTTCCGTAGCGAAATTGACCAACTGCGACGGCATCCATCCGGGCTATGGCTTTTTGGCGGAAAATGCAAGTTTTGCGGAGCTCTGCGAAGAATGTGACATCATGTTTATCGGGCCTACTTCTGCTGCGATTTCCAAAATGGGAACTAAAGACGTAGCACGGGAAACGATGCGCCTCGCAGGCGTACCGGTTGTGCCCGGCTCTACCGGCATCGTCGGCAGTGAAAAAGAAGGCCTTGAAATTGCTGAAGAAATCGGTTTCCCAGTCATCATCAAAGCTACAGCAGGCGGCGGAGGCAAAGGCATCCGCGTGGCGCGCGACCGCGATGATTTTATTACGGGGCTTCGGATGACACAAAAAGAAGCAGCGGCGGCTTTCGGCAATCCAGGCGTCTATATTGAAAAGTTCATTGAAGATTTTCGCCATATTGAAATTCAAGTGCTGGCTGACTCGTACGGCAATGCCGTCCATTTGGGCGAGCGCGACTGTTCGATTCAGCGCCGGATGCAAAAACTGGTAGAAGAAGCGCCGTCTCCGGCATTATCTCCGGAACTCCGTGCGGAAATGGGCGACGCAGCTGTAAAAGCGGCTTTGGCTGTTGACTACCGCGGCGCCGGAACGGTCGAATTCATTTTCGATGCAGTTAACCAGAAGTTTTATTTCATGGAAATGAACACACGTATCCAGGTGGAACACCCGGTGACCGAAATGATTACAGGCATTGACTTGATTCAGCAGCAATTGAAAGTGGCTTCAGGCGAAACCTTGGCGTTCGGACAAGAAGACATCACGTTCAAAGGCTGGTCGATCGAATGCCGCATCAATGCAGAAAATCCAGCGAAAAACTTTATGCCGTCTGCAGGGAAAGTGACGATGTACTTGCCGCCGGGCGGCCTTGGTGTACGCGTGGATTCTGCGATGTATCCAGGCTACAGCATTCCGCCTTACTATGATTCGATGGTAGCGAAGCTGATCACTTTTGCGGATACGCGTGAGGAAGCGGTCGCCAAAATGAAACGCGCACTCGATGAATTTGTTGTCGAAGGCGTTCATACGACCATTCCGTTCCACTTGAAACTGATGGATCATGAAGTGTTTAAATCAGGGGACTTCAATACGAAATTCCTTGAAAAGTACGACGTTCTAGGATCCTAA